Below is a genomic region from Pleomorphomonas sp. T1.2MG-36.
CGCGCGTGCGCGGTCTGGCGCTCACCCGCCGTGACGGGCTCGACGCCGTGGAACGGGCGAGCGGATCGGCGGCCATCGTCGCGTCCGTGCTGGCCCTCGATCTCGCGCCGGGCGCGTCCGTTTCCGCCTTTTTGCCGATCCTGAGCGAAGTCGACCTCACAAAGGCCATCGCCGGACTGGACGGGCGGGGCCATCCGGTCGGCTTGCCGGTGATGGTGGAAAGCGGCCTCGTGTTCCGCCGCGTCCGGCCCGGCGACAGGCTGGTGCCGCTCGGCTTCGGCACGCGCGGCCCAGGCCCCGACGCTCCGGAAATCCTGCCGGACGTTCTGCTGATGCCGCTCACCGCCTTCGACCGCGAGGGTGGGCGCGTCGGCTACGGGCGTGGCTATTACGACCGCGCCGTCGCAGGTTTGCGTGCCGCCGGCCGTTTTCCCC
It encodes:
- a CDS encoding 5-formyltetrahydrofolate cyclo-ligase → MRGLALTRRDGLDAVERASGSAAIVASVLALDLAPGASVSAFLPILSEVDLTKAIAGLDGRGHPVGLPVMVESGLVFRRVRPGDRLVPLGFGTRGPGPDAPEILPDVLLMPLTAFDREGGRVGYGRGYYDRAVAGLRAAGRFPRLIGIAFSVQEVAAVPMEPHDAPLDMIVTERDVFRFAP